The Alkalibacter saccharofermentans DSM 14828 genome includes a window with the following:
- a CDS encoding diacylglycerol kinase family protein, with product MKALFRSFKYAFEGIFYCLKTQRNMRIHFIFAAGVTLAGVYFKIEMTEWLALFITFSLVITSEMFNTAIEKAVDLSTMEYDERAKVAKDVAAGAVLLNAVVAVFVGVFVFWGRLWEEVIRWMN from the coding sequence ATGAAAGCATTGTTTAGAAGCTTCAAGTATGCTTTTGAGGGGATATTCTACTGTTTGAAAACCCAGAGAAACATGCGCATACATTTTATTTTTGCTGCGGGGGTAACCTTGGCAGGGGTATATTTTAAAATTGAGATGACAGAGTGGTTAGCGCTGTTCATAACATTTAGCTTGGTAATAACAAGCGAGATGTTCAATACAGCTATTGAAAAGGCTGTGGATCTGTCAACCATGGAATACGATGAAAGGGCTAAGGTCGCAAAAGATGTCGCTGCAGGGGCAGTTCTCCTAAATGCAGTGGTGGCGGTTTTCGTAGGGGTCTTCGTGTTTTGGGGTAGGCTATGGGAAGAGGTCATAAGATGGATGAACTAA
- a CDS encoding cytidine deaminase has product MDELKKYQKLVSIAHESLKEAYAPYSDFKVGAAVIMEDGKIYGGCNVENASFGASNCAERTAIFKGVSEGNRKIEAIAIVGSNGEKTFPCGICRQVINEFSKDAKIILTNSNKEIEVFTLEELLPHGFSKQDFLEE; this is encoded by the coding sequence ATGGATGAACTAAAAAAATATCAAAAGCTGGTAAGCATCGCACATGAGAGCCTGAAGGAAGCATATGCTCCCTATTCAGATTTTAAAGTAGGGGCAGCGGTAATCATGGAAGACGGAAAGATCTATGGTGGCTGCAACGTAGAAAATGCATCCTTCGGTGCTTCCAACTGTGCAGAAAGGACTGCCATATTTAAGGGTGTTTCAGAAGGTAACAGGAAGATAGAAGCGATTGCCATAGTAGGATCAAATGGCGAAAAAACATTTCCCTGCGGGATATGCAGGCAGGTAATAAATGAATTCAGCAAGGATGCAAAAATAATATTGACAAATTCTAATAAGGAAATAGAAGTCTTTACGTTAGAAGAATTGCTGCCTCATGGCTTTTCAAAACAAGACTTTTTGGAGGAATGA
- the era gene encoding GTPase Era has protein sequence MSFKSGFISIVGRPNVGKSTLLNNILGEKMVIISSKPQTTRNVIRCVHTTEKYQMIFLDTPGIHKPKNRLGNIMVDGAASAMKDVDVILFLMDDMKSPGPGDRFILDALKDVNIPRILVINKIDTVKREDILEKIDIMKEYEFFEEIVPISASTGENVDRLVEIMERYLPEGPMYFPEDTITEQPEKVIVAEMIREKALISLDEEIPHGIAVEIMSMKERKNSDIMDIEATIYTEKKSHKGIIIGKGGAMLKKIGTMARRDIENLLGIRVNLQLWVKVKKDWRDKDFDLKSFGYGQDKNR, from the coding sequence ATGAGCTTTAAATCGGGTTTTATAAGCATAGTGGGAAGGCCAAATGTAGGCAAATCCACTCTTTTGAACAATATTTTAGGAGAGAAAATGGTGATTATCTCATCAAAGCCTCAGACTACTAGAAATGTAATAAGATGCGTTCATACCACAGAGAAATATCAAATGATTTTTTTAGACACACCTGGAATTCACAAGCCGAAGAACAGGCTGGGAAACATCATGGTGGATGGAGCCGCATCTGCAATGAAGGACGTGGATGTGATCTTGTTTTTGATGGATGACATGAAATCACCAGGACCGGGTGACAGATTCATTCTTGACGCGCTAAAGGACGTAAATATTCCTAGGATATTGGTAATAAACAAAATAGACACCGTAAAAAGGGAAGATATTCTAGAGAAGATAGACATCATGAAGGAATACGAATTTTTTGAAGAAATTGTTCCCATCAGCGCATCCACTGGAGAAAATGTGGATAGGCTGGTGGAAATCATGGAGAGATATCTTCCTGAAGGACCGATGTATTTTCCTGAAGATACCATAACAGAACAGCCGGAAAAGGTAATAGTAGCAGAAATGATAAGAGAAAAGGCCCTGATATCCCTAGATGAGGAGATACCTCATGGTATCGCGGTAGAAATCATGTCTATGAAGGAAAGAAAAAATTCTGATATTATGGATATAGAGGCTACTATATACACAGAGAAAAAGTCCCACAAAGGGATAATTATAGGCAAGGGCGGAGCGATGCTTAAAAAGATCGGAACAATGGCCAGACGTGATATAGAAAACCTTCTGGGGATTCGGGTGAATCTTCAGTTATGGGTTAAGGTGAAGAAGGACTGGCGAGACAAAGATTTTGATTTAAAAAGCTTTGGATATGGTCAGGATAAAAACAGGTAA